From the genome of Hippocampus zosterae strain Florida chromosome 8, ASM2543408v3, whole genome shotgun sequence:
CGCCGGGAGTTGGAGTTCGCGAGGCGCACCGGGTGAAGCCGCCTCGCGGAACGAGAACCTCATCTCCCGACGTGCCCCGCGCGCGCCTCTCGCGCCCCGCTTCCTTTCCCTCCTTCTTTCCTCGGCTGAGGTGCTGCGGCGTCCGCGAGCGGGATGACGACGAGTCGCCGAACCGAGCGCCAACGACGAACCCGAATGGCAGCGGCGGACCGTAGGCGGAGCCGAGATTCTCTTGTCGGGCCTTGAAGCGGACGCGGGCGTCGCCGGGGCTGCGAGCGCGAGGGGGGGTCGAGGGGGGCCGAGCCGAGCCACGTCGGCTCACCCCGGTCATGCAAAGTCCGCCCGAGGGTCCACGTCGAGGTTCCGGCGAGTCCGCCGACGGCCGCTCGTTCGCGCGAGCGTAGCGGAAGTGGAAGCGGTGAGGGTCCCCGAACCTCCGCCCGCTGGAGCTGACGGCGAGCCCTCGCGTGTGACgtcgagcggcggcggcggcggcggctgaccACCGCCGTGGAGGGCGCGGAAGGCTCCGCTCGGAAATCGCCACATAGTGAGTAGTCAGTCCTCGCAAAAAGCACACTCGCGGTCGCCGCGGCTCAGCGACGCGCCGTCGCAACAACAAAGCAACGCGTGAAACGTTTCGCGCGTGCGCCACCTGTCGGGTGTAGCGGCGTGACGCGTCTCTGCGTCTTGTTCGCGCGCCGACCGGCGCTTGAGGGCTTCCAAATGCGGTGGAGATGCCGCAAAGACCGACGGTCTCGAGGCCCTTTCCGACGGCCGGGATCGGCGCCCCCGCCCTTGTCGACGTATCAAGCCATACATGCGGGCCTTTGCGTCTTGTCTTTTCAGCATCCCCGCCGGCGTCATGGAGCGCTGGGGCAGCATCCAGCTGGACGTGCCCGACTTCGGCAACTCGGTGCTGTCCCACCTCAACCAGCTGCGGGCCCAAGGGCGGCTGTGCGACATCGTGGTCCACGTTCAGGGCCAGAGTTTCCGGGCGCACAAGGCGGTCCTGGCCGCCAGCTCGCCCTACTTCCGGGACCACATGTCCCTGGGCCAGATGAGCGCCGTGTCGCTGACGGTGATCCGCAACGCGTCCGTCTTCGAGCAGCTGCTGGCCTTCTGCTACACGGGGCGCCTGCGGCTGCAGCTGCGCGACATCATCGCCTACCTGACGGCCGCCAGCTTCCTGCAGATGCAGGAAGTCATCGACCGCTGCACGCGCATCCTGGAGGGCATCCACCTCAAGATCGGCCCGGCCGACCCGGACCGCCCGCTGGCCGAGCGGGAGGCGGCGgctctgccgccgccgctgctgtcgCCGTCGCCCCGGGGCCCGGAGGCGCTTGGAGGCAGGGAAGAAGGggagccgcgcagcccgccggcCCGACGCCGCGGGGACGCGCTCCTCCGCCTCAACCGCGCCGGCGACAGGACGGGCGTCAAGACGGAGCGGGCCGAGCGGCGGATCGAGGCGGGCCGCGGCCGGGAGGGCCCGGCCGACGAGGGCGGGACGGCGAGCGCCGATGACTCGGGCTGCGGGGGCGGGGCCCGGCCCTCCAGCAGCCTCGGCGAGGCCGACAGGTGAGCGGCGCCTCCGCGACCGCCGCGTCGCCAGCGCCTTGACGCGCCTTTTGTGTGCGCGTCAGGTCCAGCCCCCCGGCGGATCGTCGACGGGCCGGAAGCCGATCTCCGAGCAGAAGCGAAGACCCGCCGCGCGCCAACTCCCAGGTGGCCCCTCGTCGCAAATTGGGCTCGGTCCCGAGGGGGCGCACGTTGAGAGccggcgtgtgtgtttgtgtggccgGCAGGGCTCGGAGGCGGCGGGGGCGTACGAGGACGAGGCGCCGGGCGAGCGCTGGTTCCGCTACAACCCGCGGCTGACCTGCATCTACTGCTGCAAGTCCTTCAACCAGAAGGGCAGCCTGGACCGCCACATGCGGCTGCACATGGGCATCACGCCCTTCGCGTGCCGCCTGTGCGGCAAGAAGTACACGCGCAAGGACCAGCTGGAGTACCACATCCGCAAGCACACGGGCGACAAGCCCTTCGCGTGCCGCCTGTGCGCCAAGAGCTTCCCCTTCCGGGCCATCCTCAACCAGCACCTGCGCAAGAACCACCCGGGACAGCGCGCCCGCGGCGCCTCGCCCGAGACCACCACCGGTGCCAGGGGGGCCTCCCCGGGACGGGAGGACCCcgaggacggcggcggcgggggggagcCGTACGGCGAGGGCCCCCACGCGTCCGTCTCCACCACGGGGCCCGACTGACACCGACGGGGGCCCGAGCGTCCGTCCCCGGCGCGGGGCCGGACGGACACCCGACGGGTCGGCGGGGATGACGTCGCGTAACGGCCCCCGAGCGCGCCCCCCTCCCGTCTTACTTCCTCCTTCCGTCCTTCGTTTCTGCCTCATGACAATCCAGCGGCAAAGCGGCAGTCGCAGGTACGCCCGTTAGCTCCCGCGTTAGCGGCGGCACGGCCCTCGGGGCCCCCCTTGGACCGCCGCGGTTGAGTTGGGGTCTCGACGGTCCCAAGCTGACCTCACCTCGCATAAGCTGATCACACTCAGCTACCTCTCGTCTCTGCCGGGGGCTCTCATCCTTGAGATTTCCTGTCTGGGCAACATTGTGAAGGAAAGCTGCTGGTAAAAGGCACTCGTTCGTCActtgaccccccgccccctcgcaTCTCTTCTGACCACGCGATATTCTGCAACGTGGCCCGTCGGGACCGGTGCCAAAAGAAAGCGAGCATTAAGGCTCACTTGCCCTCAAAGACGGCTTATAACGAATggcgaaaccccccccccccccaaccctggtTGGACCGCAACGTAGCAGAACGTGAAAGCTAACAAAGCCAACACACCTCAACCCGACATCTTACCTCACGCCATCCCGCCTCTCTCCGCACGGACACCCCTCCATGTTGCGCTTCGGCGGCCCCGAGTTTCCCGGCCAGGCCCCGCCAGTGCCGACGGCTGGCGCGCTCGCTTTGGTCCTCCCACCTCGGGAGTCGACTCCATCGAGCGTTGCTTGTTTGGTTGGACTCTTTCTTTGGCGAAGAATGTTTGGTAGGCGGAGCCAAAGAGTCGAattgaataaaaaatgaatttgtctgaaattgcgcgcgtgtgtttttgGCTCATATTTGGACTCTCCATCGCCACCACCTTGCCTCCCCTTCACAGCTTCCTCATCCTTGAGTCTCGCTCGCCGAGTCGTCGCTCAACCCCGGGAGCCTTCGTCCCTTCTTTCCTCTCCGGAGGCCCCTCGGACACGATCGCGGCCCCGCGCTTGCGCCACGCCAAAAGAATGGCCGACCGAGTACGGCTCGGCCGGCTCGAACTCTTCGGAGTGCGTTTGCCGCGTGCCTTTTATTGAGCGCAACGCTGAAAGGAGGACGCGCTCTCCGCGAAAAGGGCGAAGGCGCGTCGTTTCCGTTTCGAGGACGCGGGCCGGCGGCGCGCGCGTCACGGTTGGCAGGGGCTCGCCACGCGGCCCGCGAAGAGGACGGCGCCGACGCTCTTCTCGCGGATCAGCAGCAGGAAGGGCCGATCGGCCCGCAGCACCTCCGCGTCCAACTCCACGGATCTTCCCGACGCCACCGCCGCGGAGGACGCCGCCGCCTCGCTGCCCAGCTCGTTCACCTGCGCGCGGGTACGCACACGCATTTCAGAGGCCGCGCGCTCCTCTCAGCCGAGCCGCCGCCGAACGCACCTCCAGGAAAGTTTGGTGGAAGGCGTCGCTGATGAaaacgccgccgccgctgccgtccAGGAGCCCTGAACGCAACAGGCACGCACGTTACTGCACCCTCACTGCGCGACTTGGACACGCGCGCAAAGTAGACGCGGCGGCGCCCCCACCTGGCAGACTGGCGTTCTGCGGGCTGAAGATGTCGCGCAGTCCGAGCGCGGCGAGCGCCTCCTTGAGGCGGACGCCGTCCTCCAGCCGGAATCGCGGGAGGTGCACGGACACGCGCGTCTCCGCCATCCGCTCCAGCCACGCGTTGAGCGTGGGAAGGTCGAGCTCCGCCTCCACCTGCGGCGCGGACGGACGGCGGGAGGCGGGGCTGAAAAGCGTCGGCGGCCGCGCGCCTCACCTGCGCCAGGGAGCGGCCCTGGTCCGGCAGCAGCAGCGTCAGGCCCAAGTCCCGGCCGCGGTAATCCAGCTCCAAGAGCCGCAGGCCGCGCGCCGGCAGCCGGGCGTAACGGAAGCTGTTCTCCTGGAACATCATCCGCACCGAGCAGCGGCGCCGCGCGTCCACGTGGAAGGGGGCCACGTACGAGTCCTCCTCGCGGAACTGCTGCAGCCAGCGACCCTGTTGAGAGCCAGGAAGAACGGCGCTCCCGTATCCACCCGCATCATCACTTTCCAAGAATGCGACACGGCGAGACCGTCGTTGGGAGGCAAAATCCATCTTGGCATGGGGCCTCCTCCGTTTTCAAAGGCCGCCATCTTGAGCGCCCGCTACCTTGAAGTAGATGCTGTTGACCAGGACCAGGACGGCGTCGGCGCCGATGGCGCCGGCGGGCAGCGCGTCCCGGATCTTGTTTGCCGTCTTGTTGGCCACCCAGGCGTTGATGGCGTCGCGGGACGCTTCCGGCTCGCCCTGCGGCACGGCGACACGCCTTTTAGGAGGCGCGCGGACAAAGCGCCGGCGCCCGCCCGCTCGGCACCGACCCTCAAGTCCAGCGACATCATCTCGGCGCCGTAGACGCGCCGGCTGATGTTCTGGAAGGCGGCGTCGAAGCGCAGCGAGCGGTCCCCAAAGAGGCGAGTGGCCACCGCCAGCTCGGCGCCGGCGTCCTTCTTCCTCTGCAAGCGACACAGGAGCTTGGCCAAGTAAAAGTGCGCTTGAGCCGACGTCCTCGGCGCCAGCGAGTCCAACTCCAACACCTGCCGACACGCGCGTCAGTGGCGGCTCGGAGGCGAGCCCGGCGCGAGCCGGCCGGCGCCACCTTGACGAGTTCCTCCAGCGTGCGTCCGCAGGCGGCCAGCTTGGTCGCCGAGAAGGCGGCCGACACGCCCAGCGGGGACAGGAACACGTTGCTGGCGGCGCTGCGGCCGAGCGCCACCCGCCGGTACAGCGACAGCGCGAAGCGAGCGTTGGCCGCCGACAGCTCCCACACGCGCCGATCCGTCGCCGGCGGCGCCGAGGCCTCGCCGTCGGGGGCCTCGCCCCCGGGGGCCCGGTAGACGCAGCGAGGCTCCAGGGCCGCGTCCTTGGCTTTGATGGCGCACGGGTCCTCGGGCGCCCCGCCGGACGCCAGAGACAAAACGCCGAGAAGAAGCGGCCAATGGGAAGAGGCCATCCTGCGGAGCCGACCGTCAGCGCTCGTTTGTGAGAACGCCCCGCGCGAGCCACGCGTCGCCATTTGCGAGGTGGCGACTCTTTTTTGTTGCCGGAGTTGCTGACAACTGTGAAAGTGGCTAAGACGCCGAGCGCAAGCGGACAACGTGGCGCAAGCGCGCTCGAATCGACGTTAGCTAAGCGAacccgaacaggcggaggaggCAAGCTGGCCAGAACGCGCCGCTAGCCGTTTGCTCAACGAAGCCGTCGCAGAAGCGCCCCGCTTGGACGGGCGCACCTTGGCAGCCGGACAACGACCCCGAGCGGACAACAAAATGACCCGCACCGTTCTACCGCTACCGACGAGTGCACGCGAGCGCACAACAACGTGGAGGCAAACACAAGCTACTGTTGCGCGCAAAGAGGCACTGCTCTCAATCAAGACGTCAAATATTCGCCtcccaaaaggaaaaacaaaagtgggCCGAGCATTTTCACGCGGCGAGCGGCAAAAGCATTCAAAGTAAATCGTCTTATTCGCAGAGTAGGACAAAAAGTTCTTACCTGGGCAGACGACAGGCGGGATTTACGCGTCACGCGGGTCGGTGACCTGCGTCGCGCAAACACGGCATGGACCTTGGGaccccgaggggggggggggggggcgctccccTTTGCGGTCAACGAGCCCGGCGTCCGTCCGGCCGCGAGACGATTCTTGACGGCggctgcaacaaagcgctttgcgCAACATTGAACATGGCGTGCGCTTTTGGCCAGCCGCTCAGGCGACCCCCGCGACGCCGACATTTTCCACTCGCACATCACGCGCGCTCCACACTAAGCCGTTAAGGACGAGGCAAAACGCGCCCTTTCAAAGAAAAAGCACTTTATTAGCGCGAGCCAAAAGAGACcctttcaaattaaaagcaagCACCTGAGCGTTAAAAGAGCTTGGGCAGCCTTCTGAGGCGACTGAGGTCCAGGATGTTGCCCACCGAGGCGTCGGCGTCCGCGGGCGCCGGCGGCCGGCCGGCCTCGGGCTTCTCCTGGTCGCCGTCgggcgccgccgcctccccgATGGACCGGCTCtccggggggagctggagcggGCCCGCCAGGAGGCCGTGACGCCGCATGTAAGTCGCCGTGGCCACCGACATGTTGCTCGGCGACAGCGGCGAGAGGGCGGGGCCCGGCGAGCCGGCGTCGCCCGGCGCCCAGCGCTTCAGGTACTGCAGCAAAACGGCCGTCCCGTCCGGGTCGCTTGGTGCGCTGCCCAAAAGGTCCCGATAAGTCAAAGGGCCAAAATCATCCCCCTCCAAATTAAAACCCCATCAAGATGAGCACATGTTGGCCTTCTCTCCGCGCCGCGCGTACCTGTCCTGCTGCGACATCGCCGTCACGACCTCCTGGTCCTCTGCACTGCCGCCGCGCCCCTTCTTCTGGGACGCCGGGGTGTCGCTCGTCACTTCGGCCGCTCCCTGAAGGGGACACGGAAACGGACACGGCTTCGCATTCAAGAGGAGGGCCCATGCAAAGTCCTTCTTTGATTGATCGATCGATTTGGAATGAATGGGATGATTTGGCAGTTCTGcgaattttattctgccaaatccaccgagccccccccacccttgtCGTCCTTTTTAGGGCGGGCGGGAAGCCAAATTAACGGCACAGCTGCACTCATGCTCGCCAGACGCGACCATCTTTGCctgctcttattttgaaggcggtGCTTCCGACATTCCCACCcccactttcaaaataaaagcagctcAGCGTTGCCCCGAATAGTGCCAACTAGCTTCGCGTTACGTCGGGCATCGCAGCACAGGGAGAGTCCGCAACCCTGTTGTCGATCGGCTCACGTTTGGGTCGACGGCAGATGAAACGCGGACGCGATTTCGGTGGGAGACGAGCGGCGTTCGTCGCTCGAGTGGCCTTGATGGGCAGCTCTCGGCGCTCACCCGTCCGCACGCGGCGCCCTCACGTACGTGTGCGTGCTCGCCGTAAAAGCGGGGCTCCGTCTCGACCGGCGGCCCCCGGCCCGCGACGTCGTCTTCCCGGGGGGGCGAGGCGAGGGCGCGAGGGAGCGCCAGGGGAGGCGGAGTCTGAGCGCCCCAAAGGAGACTGGCACCTGGGAAACCAAAATCGACAAATCCAAACGGGTCCCGCAACGGACGAGCGGACGGGAGAGCCTCACCCGTTGCCACGGCGACGCTGCTGCTGGTCCGGGCGCCCTTGGTCTCGCGGCCGGGCCGGACCGCCTGAGCTTCCAGCAGCATCTGCACCTAAATTAAAGAAGAAGCAAAGCGGAGAAGCGGCCAGGGTCGGCCATTCAAGGGAGCGACGCACGAGACGCGCCCCCGCCTGAGGAGgagcggatcggaaaacggaCGGATGATCAACGAAGGAGAGAGGGCGGACAAAGGTTGCGCCTCGGCCCGCTCGACTTGCCGTCGGCCATTCTTACCTGAGCCTGCAGGAGGCGCAGCTGCTGGTTTTGCCAGAGGAAGCGCTGGACATGGTGCGATTCCGTCTCAcaggaggcgggagggcgaaGAGGCTCGGGCGCCGGGGGGGTCCGCTGAGGGTCGGGGGTGCTGTGGAGGAGAGGAGGATCGCGCTCCCCGTCGTCCTCGGCGCCGGGGGGGCCGCCGTCCATCAACAGAGAAAGTTCCGGAACGGCCGGCTGAACGGGAGGAGCCTGAAAAGCGAGACGTGGCGTGGGCCGGAGGGCCGGAAGGCCGCGCAAACGGCGGGCGGCGCTCGGGCCTACCTGCTGTGCAGGAAAGTGGGGGCGAGGCGAAGGTCGGGGTGACCACTCGTCCTCCTGCACGCCAGAGTCTTGCTCGCTGACGcatgtcgccgccgccgccgtcggaggaggaggactgtcACTGCCAACAAGGCAAGCCAGAAAGACTCGAGACGGAGGCCTTGGGACGCAAGGGCCCCCCATGGCTCCCTCACAAAAAGGCATTTCTCCCCCGCCTCGACTCAAGTGTTTAGTCAGCAGCATCCTCAGCATGAGCCCATCTCAAGCGGCTTTGAGGAAGCCACGGGGTCCCGCCCAAGGGGCGCCAAAGCCAAACGAGCGGCCACCGACCTGCCCAAGGAGCGCCGGGCGTCTCGGAAGGCGCAGATTTGCCTCGGGTGGCCTTCCGGGATCAGCTGGAACTCCAAAGGCCGAccttccgccgccgccccctgccGAGCACCGGCGGCTCGTCACCTTTGGGGCTTTCGTCCGACCTCCCGGCGGCGGCGGGTCTCCTTCGCACTCACCTGGCAGAGCGTCACGCGGCGCCGGGCGCTCAGCAGCCGGCACTCCAGCCGCGCGGGGGCGGACGCGGACGCGCAAGGCCGACACCGGAAGAAGGCGGGCGCCGCCCGCG
Proteins encoded in this window:
- the stil gene encoding SCL-interrupting locus protein homolog isoform X3 is translated as MSCPVNLQALQAAAFHQVPSPRNVGARPAGRSPTVLSFPKSRTCLWDERPTGEKLCIQLCSHRMPRLLLREKALRLAQRHARRCHASPVRCFFLGSVVVDADEEGVTVTLDRFDPGRERAADPDRVPAAAVPGDALVPCTFSGRESSEDVIQSEAELTRSISALRAHVSGRQPLDLCRLMEVKGRVGCERRGDAASFWLGWSCVCPSVRLDARPVRPVPVIPTALLRSLSGATGRRRGFVTMDQSRKLLLLLESDPKASKLPLVGIWLSGVSHVSNPHVCAWCLRFLFGSALQDRLVTSQQAQAPKAAPPRFCRALVRVLSEDGAFLLVTFAPPRAAPAFFRCRPCASASAPARLECRLLSARRRVTLCQGAAAEGRPLEFQLIPEGHPRQICAFRDARRSLGSDSPPPPTAAAATCVSEQDSGVQEDEWSPRPSPRPHFPAQQAPPVQPAVPELSLLMDGGPPGAEDDGERDPPLLHSTPDPQRTPPAPEPLRPPASCETESHHVQRFLWQNQQLRLLQAQVQMLLEAQAVRPGRETKGARTSSSVAVATGASLLWGAQTPPPLALPRALASPPREDDVAGRGPPVETEPRFYGEHAHGAAEVTSDTPASQKKGRGGSAEDQEVVTAMSQQDSAPSDPDGTAVLLQYLKRWAPGDAGSPGPALSPLSPSNMSVATATYMRRHGLLAGPLQLPPESRSIGEAAAPDGDQEKPEAGRPPAPADADASVGNILDLSRLRRLPKLF
- the stil gene encoding SCL-interrupting locus protein homolog isoform X5; its protein translation is MSCPVNLQALQAAAFHQVPSPRNVGARPAGRSPTVLSFPKSRTCLWDERPTGEKLCIQLCSHRMPRLLLREKALRLAQRHARRCHASPVRCFFLGSVVVDADEEGVTVTLDRFDPGRERAADPDRVPAAAVPGDALVPCTFSGRESSEDVIQSEAELTRSISALRAHVSGRQPLDLCRLMEVKGRVGCERRGDAASFWLGWSCVCPSVRLDARPVRPVPVIPTALLRSLSGATGRRRGFVTMDQSRKLLLLLESDPKASKLPLVGIWLSGVSHVSNPHVCAWCLRFLFGSALQDRVLSEDGAFLLVTFAPPRAAPAFFRCRPCASASAPARLECRLLSARRRVTLCQGAAAEGRPLEFQLIPEGHPRQICAFRDARRSLGSDSPPPPTAAAATCVSEQDSGVQEDEWSPRPSPRPHFPAQQAPPVQPAVPELSLLMDGGPPGAEDDGERDPPLLHSTPDPQRTPPAPEPLRPPASCETESHHVQRFLWQNQQLRLLQAQVQMLLEAQAVRPGRETKGARTSSSVAVATGASLLWGAQTPPPLALPRALASPPREDDVAGRGPPVETEPRFYGEHAHVREGAACGRGAAEVTSDTPASQKKGRGGSAEDQEVVTAMSQQDSAPSDPDGTAVLLQYLKRWAPGDAGSPGPALSPLSPSNMSVATATYMRRHGLLAGPLQLPPESRSIGEAAAPDGDQEKPEAGRPPAPADADASVGNILDLSRLRRLPKLF
- the stil gene encoding SCL-interrupting locus protein homolog isoform X2 yields the protein MSCPVNLQALQAAAFHQVPSPRNVGARPAGRSPTVLSFPKSRTCLWDERPTGEKLCIQLCSHRMPRLLLREKALRLAQRHARRCHASPVRCFFLGSVVVDADEEGVTVTLDRFDPGRERAADPDRVPAAAVPGDALVPCTFSGRESSEDVIQSEAELTRSISALRAHVSGRQPLDLCRLMEVKGRVGCERRGDAASFWLGWSCVCPSVRLDARPVRPVPVIPTALLRSLSGATGRRRGFVTMDQSRKLLLLLESDPKASKLPLVGIWLSGVSHVSNPHVCAWCLRFLFGSALQDRLVTSQQAQAPKAAPPRFCRALVRVLSEDGAFLLVTFAPPRAAPAFFRCRPCASASAPARLECRLLSARRRVTLCQGAAAEGRPLEFQLIPEGHPRQICAFRDARRSLGSDSPPPPTAAAATCVSEQDSGVQEDEWSPRPSPRPHFPAQQAPPVQPAVPELSLLMDGGPPGAEDDGERDPPLLHSTPDPQRTPPAPEPLRPPASCETESHHVQRFLWQNQQLRLLQAQVQMLLEAQAVRPGRETKGARTSSSVAVATGASLLWGAQTPPPLALPRALASPPREDDVAGRGPPVETEPRFYGEHAHVREGAACGRGAAEVTSDTPASQKKGRGGSAEDQEVVTAMSQQDSDPDGTAVLLQYLKRWAPGDAGSPGPALSPLSPSNMSVATATYMRRHGLLAGPLQLPPESRSIGEAAAPDGDQEKPEAGRPPAPADADASVGNILDLSRLRRLPKLF
- the stil gene encoding SCL-interrupting locus protein homolog isoform X6; this translates as MSCPVNLQALQAAAFHQVPSPRNVGARMPRLLLREKALRLAQRHARRCHASPVRCFFLGSVVVDADEEGVTVTLDRFDPGRERAADPDRVPAAAVPGDALVPCTFSGRESSEDVIQSEAELTRSISALRAHVSGRQPLDLCRLMEVKGRVGCERRGDAASFWLGWSCVCPSVRLDARPVRPVPVIPTALLRSLSGATGRRRGFVTMDQSRKLLLLLESDPKASKLPLVGIWLSGVSHVSNPHVCAWCLRFLFGSALQDRLVTSQQAQAPKAAPPRFCRALVRVLSEDGAFLLVTFAPPRAAPAFFRCRPCASASAPARLECRLLSARRRVTLCQGAAAEGRPLEFQLIPEGHPRQICAFRDARRSLGSDSPPPPTAAAATCVSEQDSGVQEDEWSPRPSPRPHFPAQQAPPVQPAVPELSLLMDGGPPGAEDDGERDPPLLHSTPDPQRTPPAPEPLRPPASCETESHHVQRFLWQNQQLRLLQAQVQMLLEAQAVRPGRETKGARTSSSVAVATGASLLWGAQTPPPLALPRALASPPREDDVAGRGPPVETEPRFYGEHAHVREGAACGRGAAEVTSDTPASQKKGRGGSAEDQEVVTAMSQQDSAPSDPDGTAVLLQYLKRWAPGDAGSPGPALSPLSPSNMSVATATYMRRHGLLAGPLQLPPESRSIGEAAAPDGDQEKPEAGRPPAPADADASVGNILDLSRLRRLPKLF
- the stil gene encoding SCL-interrupting locus protein homolog isoform X1, producing the protein MSCPVNLQALQAAAFHQVPSPRNVGARPAGRSPTVLSFPKSRTCLWDERPTGEKLCIQLCSHRMPRLLLREKALRLAQRHARRCHASPVRCFFLGSVVVDADEEGVTVTLDRFDPGRERAADPDRVPAAAVPGDALVPCTFSGRESSEDVIQSEAELTRSISALRAHVSGRQPLDLCRLMEVKGRVGCERRGDAASFWLGWSCVCPSVRLDARPVRPVPVIPTALLRSLSGATGRRRGFVTMDQSRKLLLLLESDPKASKLPLVGIWLSGVSHVSNPHVCAWCLRFLFGSALQDRLVTSQQAQAPKAAPPRFCRALVRVLSEDGAFLLVTFAPPRAAPAFFRCRPCASASAPARLECRLLSARRRVTLCQGAAAEGRPLEFQLIPEGHPRQICAFRDARRSLGSDSPPPPTAAAATCVSEQDSGVQEDEWSPRPSPRPHFPAQQAPPVQPAVPELSLLMDGGPPGAEDDGERDPPLLHSTPDPQRTPPAPEPLRPPASCETESHHVQRFLWQNQQLRLLQAQVQMLLEAQAVRPGRETKGARTSSSVAVATGASLLWGAQTPPPLALPRALASPPREDDVAGRGPPVETEPRFYGEHAHVREGAACGRGAAEVTSDTPASQKKGRGGSAEDQEVVTAMSQQDSAPSDPDGTAVLLQYLKRWAPGDAGSPGPALSPLSPSNMSVATATYMRRHGLLAGPLQLPPESRSIGEAAAPDGDQEKPEAGRPPAPADADASVGNILDLSRLRRLPKLF
- the stil gene encoding SCL-interrupting locus protein homolog isoform X4, encoding MSCPVNLQALQAAAFHQVPSPRNVGARPAGRSPTVLSFPKSRTCLWDERPTGEKLCIQLCSHRMPRLLLREKALRLAQRHARRCHASPVRCFFLGSVVVDADEEGVTVTLDRFDPGRERAADPDRVPAAAVPGDALVPCTFSGRESSEDVIQSEAELTRSISALRAHVSGRQPLDLCRLMEVKGRVGCERRGDAASFWLGWSCVCPSVRLDARPVRPVPVIPTALLRSLSGATGRRRGFVTMDQSRKLLLLLESDPKASKLPLVGIWLSGVSHVSNPHVCAWCLRFLFGSALQDRLVTSQQAQAPKAAPPRFCRALVRVLSEDGAFLLVTFAPPRAAPAFFRCRPCASASAPARLECRLLSARRRVTLCQGAAAEGRPLEFQLIPEGHPRQICAFRDARRSLGSDSPPPPTAAAATCVSEQDSGVQEDEWSPRPSPRPHFPAQQAPPVQPAVPELSLLMDGGPPGAEDDGERDPPLLHSTPDPQRTPPAPEPLRPPASCETESHHVQRFLWQNQQLRLLQAQVQMLLEAQAVRPGRETKGARTSSSVAVATGASLLWGAQTPPPLALPRALASPPREDDVAGRGPPVETEPRFYGEHAHGAAEVTSDTPASQKKGRGGSAEDQEVVTAMSQQDSDPDGTAVLLQYLKRWAPGDAGSPGPALSPLSPSNMSVATATYMRRHGLLAGPLQLPPESRSIGEAAAPDGDQEKPEAGRPPAPADADASVGNILDLSRLRRLPKLF
- the serpinc1 gene encoding antithrombin-III, which translates into the protein MASSHWPLLLGVLSLASGGAPEDPCAIKAKDAALEPRCVYRAPGGEAPDGEASAPPATDRRVWELSAANARFALSLYRRVALGRSAASNVFLSPLGVSAAFSATKLAACGRTLEELVKVLELDSLAPRTSAQAHFYLAKLLCRLQRKKDAGAELAVATRLFGDRSLRFDAAFQNISRRVYGAEMMSLDLRGEPEASRDAINAWVANKTANKIRDALPAGAIGADAVLVLVNSIYFKGRWLQQFREEDSYVAPFHVDARRRCSVRMMFQENSFRYARLPARGLRLLELDYRGRDLGLTLLLPDQGRSLAQVEAELDLPTLNAWLERMAETRVSVHLPRFRLEDGVRLKEALAALGLRDIFSPQNASLPGLLDGSGGGVFISDAFHQTFLEVNELGSEAAASSAAVASGRSVELDAEVLRADRPFLLLIREKSVGAVLFAGRVASPCQP
- the zbtb37 gene encoding zinc finger and BTB domain-containing protein 37, whose translation is MERWGSIQLDVPDFGNSVLSHLNQLRAQGRLCDIVVHVQGQSFRAHKAVLAASSPYFRDHMSLGQMSAVSLTVIRNASVFEQLLAFCYTGRLRLQLRDIIAYLTAASFLQMQEVIDRCTRILEGIHLKIGPADPDRPLAEREAAALPPPLLSPSPRGPEALGGREEGEPRSPPARRRGDALLRLNRAGDRTGVKTERAERRIEAGRGREGPADEGGTASADDSGCGGGARPSSSLGEADRSSPPADRRRAGSRSPSRSEDPPRANSQGSEAAGAYEDEAPGERWFRYNPRLTCIYCCKSFNQKGSLDRHMRLHMGITPFACRLCGKKYTRKDQLEYHIRKHTGDKPFACRLCAKSFPFRAILNQHLRKNHPGQRARGASPETTTGARGASPGREDPEDGGGGGEPYGEGPHASVSTTGPD